A stretch of Saccharothrix texasensis DNA encodes these proteins:
- a CDS encoding FAD-dependent oxidoreductase, which translates to MSRDAVVVGAGLAGSLTAVYLARRGFGVRVLERRGDPRAPGVREEGRSINLGLSQRGIVALREVGLLERLAPLTVPMRGRVVHLADGTLRFQPYGLAEDQILHSVLRHDLNVALVDEAERLGVEFSWGHRVTAVDRAEPAVTTDDGTSHTADLVIGADGAFSAVRAHLGRGLRVDLHQEFLEWGYKELLIPVGDDGGPRTELRALHVWPGDDGLIVAHPNADGSLTATVFLPFDGEHGFAGLTEPERVRSFFARRFPDTLVLIPDVVEQFLAHPPASLVTVRTSPWHVSTDEGRGVVLIGDAAHAVYPFFGQGMNAAFEDCSVLDRCLAAHPHDLPRALAEFEGSRRPHTDVLAELSKRNFVELRDKLRSPLFTARKKVDLALHRVFPNAWVPLYTLITHTTVPYGEALARARRQDRVLGGVTAALTGAALAGLTRRSRNKGRWS; encoded by the coding sequence TTCGGCGTGCGGGTGCTGGAACGGCGCGGCGACCCGCGGGCGCCCGGCGTGCGGGAGGAAGGCCGGTCCATCAACCTCGGCCTGTCCCAACGCGGCATCGTGGCGTTGCGGGAAGTCGGCCTGCTGGAGCGGTTGGCGCCGCTGACCGTGCCCATGCGCGGCCGGGTCGTGCACCTGGCCGACGGCACGCTGCGCTTCCAGCCCTACGGCCTGGCCGAGGACCAGATCCTGCACTCCGTGCTGCGGCACGACCTGAACGTGGCGCTGGTGGACGAGGCCGAACGGCTCGGCGTCGAGTTCTCCTGGGGCCACCGGGTGACCGCCGTCGACCGTGCCGAGCCCGCCGTCACCACCGACGACGGGACCTCGCACACCGCGGACCTGGTCATCGGCGCGGACGGCGCGTTCTCCGCCGTGCGCGCCCACCTCGGCCGCGGCCTGCGGGTGGACCTGCACCAGGAGTTCCTGGAATGGGGCTACAAGGAGCTGCTGATCCCGGTCGGCGACGACGGCGGGCCGCGCACCGAGCTGCGCGCGCTGCACGTGTGGCCCGGTGACGACGGCCTGATCGTGGCGCACCCGAACGCGGACGGCTCGCTCACCGCGACCGTGTTCCTGCCGTTCGACGGCGAGCACGGGTTCGCCGGGCTGACCGAGCCCGAGCGGGTGCGGTCGTTCTTCGCCCGCCGGTTCCCCGACACGCTCGTGCTCATCCCGGACGTGGTCGAGCAGTTCCTGGCGCACCCGCCCGCGAGCCTGGTCACCGTGCGCACCTCGCCGTGGCACGTCAGCACCGACGAGGGGCGCGGGGTGGTGCTGATCGGCGACGCCGCGCACGCCGTGTACCCGTTCTTCGGGCAGGGCATGAACGCGGCGTTCGAGGACTGCTCGGTGCTCGACCGGTGCCTGGCCGCGCACCCGCACGACCTGCCGCGGGCGTTGGCGGAGTTCGAGGGCTCCCGCCGGCCGCACACCGACGTGCTGGCGGAGCTGTCCAAGCGCAACTTCGTGGAGCTGCGCGACAAGCTGCGCTCACCGCTGTTCACCGCGCGCAAGAAGGTGGACCTCGCGCTGCACCGGGTGTTCCCGAACGCGTGGGTGCCGCTCTACACCCTGATCACGCACACCACGGTCCCCTACGGCGAGGCGTTGGCGCGGGCACGGCGGCAGGACCGCGTGCTCGGCGGTGTCACGGCCGCGTTGACCGGTGCGGCGCTGGCGGGCCTGACCCGCCGGTCACGGAACAAAGGCAGGTGGAGTTGA
- a CDS encoding DUF6875 domain-containing protein: MLIHPTHRAHPLVEPADFAAPRLPDAVAAHELPLRTVFEWAGEYLCGPHPDLGRRGAVCPFTDTSLQRGLFYLSVHTGTPEEPDELAALLLHYRDWFAELEPTRGPGAQFKTIVLLFPDLTDFGVVDRAQELLKPQYTRDGLMLGEFHPGPPQKAGLWNPVFRPLHSPVPLLAIRHMVPTDFPFLRDDDTTVAAYLERFGDRVPTHLRDHVRAAADRLTRSGSTS, encoded by the coding sequence ATGCTGATCCACCCGACCCACCGGGCCCACCCGCTGGTCGAGCCGGCGGACTTCGCCGCGCCTCGGCTGCCCGACGCGGTCGCGGCGCACGAACTGCCGCTGCGCACCGTGTTCGAGTGGGCCGGTGAGTACCTGTGCGGACCGCACCCGGACCTGGGGCGCAGGGGCGCGGTGTGCCCGTTCACCGACACGTCCTTGCAGCGCGGGCTGTTCTACCTGTCCGTGCACACCGGCACGCCGGAGGAGCCCGACGAGCTGGCCGCGCTGCTGCTGCACTACCGCGACTGGTTCGCCGAGCTGGAGCCGACGAGGGGTCCGGGCGCGCAGTTCAAGACCATCGTGCTGCTGTTCCCGGACCTGACCGACTTCGGCGTGGTGGACCGGGCCCAGGAGCTGCTCAAGCCGCAGTACACCCGGGACGGGCTGATGCTGGGCGAGTTCCACCCCGGCCCGCCGCAGAAGGCGGGCCTGTGGAACCCGGTCTTCCGGCCGCTGCACAGCCCCGTGCCGCTGCTGGCGATCCGGCACATGGTGCCCACCGACTTCCCGTTCCTGCGGGACGACGACACCACCGTGGCCGCCTACCTGGAGCGCTTCGGCGACCGCGTGCCCACGCACCTGCGAGACCACGTCCGGGCCGCCGCCGACCGGCTGACGAGATCGGGGAGCACCTCATGA
- a CDS encoding non-ribosomal peptide synthetase, producing MTDLRDTGATASARKRELLAQRLRARAAAPTAYPLSFGQQRLWFLDKFSPGSAVYNVPLALRLRGTLDRAALRRALDALVARHASLRTTFPDSGGEPVQLVAPTGAATLTTHDLPGGDRDAAAQRFADERGGIGFDLHRGPLFASSLGRFADDDHVLVLTLHHIIADAWSLSVLLGELGQAYDAALDGRDADLPALTLQYPDFAVWQRDRMADLAAGHLDFWTRHLAGAPELLTLPTDRPRPPVVTHRGALRYGYVPIGPLEELARAHGVTVFMVLLAGFAARLGRLAGQDDVVVGTPVAGRSHPDLEGLIGFFVNTLALRARVGGDPTFTELLARVREVAAAGLAHADLPFERLVEHLSPQRSTGHAPIHQAQLIFTNTPPLDISLTGLDVTALVPDPKVSKFDLTVAADPQGDRLALGVEYNTDLFDESTIAEFTDRLVALLIAAAEHPERRISELDGLTGVRRWEVLEGFNATDLALPPARTALDLVVGHGPAVSGAGPGLTYAELDTRAERVAALLRAHGVGLGSAVALCLPRTPDLVAAVLGVWKAGAAYVPLDPGWPVERLTAMLADSGAAVLVTDGELPFGGPVVSLADADRVEPAPVPCPASGEDLAYLIYTSGSTGTPKGVEVPHRAVVNLLVSFQRLLALTVEDRLAAVTTLSFDISVLELLLPLTAGAEVLVVPSEVSADGAALRELLVEREVTALQATPATWRLLHAAGGVPAEVVTRICGGEALPRDLADDLLTDDALLWNAYGPTETTVWSSAGLVEPSPAPVALGPPIGNTRLYVLGPGLEPVPPGVVGELHIGGAGVARGYHDRPGLTASRFVPDPFAEEPGRRLYATGDLVRHRSDGTLEFLGRADHQVKVRGFRIELGEVEAALLASGEVREAVVLAVDERLVAYVVPADVPRDGWWPRLRTGLAARLPDYMLPATAVVLDAFPLTPNGKTDRKALPAPVWDVGGERVPPRDAVEEVLAGIWAEVLGVPGVGVHDDFFALGGHSLLAAKALARVQAAFTVVVPIGRMFAAPTVAGVAAALGDLDDPARVAAVAELRLRLAGMSAEEVESMLGDER from the coding sequence ATGACCGATCTGCGGGACACCGGCGCCACGGCGTCGGCGCGCAAGCGGGAGCTGTTGGCGCAACGGCTGCGCGCACGGGCCGCCGCGCCCACCGCGTACCCGCTGTCGTTCGGGCAGCAACGCCTGTGGTTCCTGGACAAGTTCTCCCCCGGCAGCGCCGTCTACAACGTGCCGCTCGCCCTGCGGCTGCGCGGGACGCTCGACCGGGCCGCGCTGCGGCGGGCGTTGGACGCGCTGGTCGCCCGGCACGCGTCGCTGCGCACCACGTTCCCCGACTCGGGCGGCGAACCGGTGCAGCTGGTCGCGCCCACCGGCGCCGCCACCCTCACCACCCACGACCTCCCGGGCGGTGACCGGGACGCGGCGGCGCAGCGGTTCGCCGACGAGCGCGGCGGCATCGGGTTCGACCTGCACCGGGGGCCGCTGTTCGCGTCGAGCCTGGGCCGGTTCGCCGACGACGACCACGTGCTGGTGCTCACCCTGCACCACATCATCGCCGACGCGTGGTCGCTGTCGGTGCTGCTCGGCGAGCTCGGCCAGGCCTACGACGCGGCGCTCGACGGCCGCGACGCCGACCTGCCCGCGCTGACCCTGCAGTACCCGGACTTCGCGGTGTGGCAACGGGACCGGATGGCCGACCTCGCCGCCGGGCACCTCGACTTCTGGACGCGGCACCTCGCGGGCGCGCCGGAGCTGCTGACCCTGCCGACCGACCGGCCGCGGCCGCCGGTGGTCACCCACCGGGGCGCGCTGCGCTACGGCTACGTCCCGATCGGGCCGCTGGAGGAGCTGGCCCGCGCGCACGGCGTCACCGTGTTCATGGTGCTGCTGGCCGGGTTCGCGGCCCGGCTCGGCCGGCTGGCCGGGCAGGACGACGTGGTGGTCGGCACCCCGGTCGCCGGGCGTTCGCACCCCGACCTGGAAGGCCTGATCGGGTTCTTCGTGAACACGCTCGCGTTGCGCGCGCGGGTGGGCGGCGACCCGACGTTCACCGAGCTGCTGGCCCGCGTCCGGGAGGTCGCGGCGGCCGGGCTCGCGCACGCCGACCTGCCGTTCGAGCGGCTGGTGGAGCACCTGAGCCCGCAGCGCAGCACCGGGCACGCGCCGATCCACCAAGCCCAGCTGATCTTCACCAACACCCCGCCGCTGGACATCTCGCTGACCGGGCTGGACGTCACGGCGCTGGTGCCCGACCCGAAGGTGTCGAAGTTCGACCTCACGGTGGCCGCCGACCCGCAGGGCGACCGGCTCGCCCTGGGCGTCGAGTACAACACCGACCTGTTCGACGAGTCGACCATCGCCGAGTTCACCGATCGGCTGGTCGCGCTGCTCATCGCCGCCGCCGAGCACCCGGAACGGCGGATCAGCGAGCTGGACGGGCTGACCGGCGTGCGGCGGTGGGAGGTGCTGGAGGGCTTCAACGCCACCGACCTCGCCCTGCCGCCCGCGCGCACCGCGCTGGACCTGGTCGTCGGGCACGGCCCGGCGGTGTCGGGTGCGGGCCCGGGGCTGACCTACGCGGAACTGGACACGCGGGCCGAGCGGGTCGCCGCGCTCCTCCGGGCGCACGGCGTGGGCCTCGGGTCCGCGGTGGCGTTGTGCCTGCCGCGCACCCCGGACCTGGTCGCGGCCGTGCTGGGCGTGTGGAAGGCGGGCGCCGCGTACGTGCCGCTGGACCCGGGCTGGCCGGTGGAGCGGCTGACCGCGATGCTGGCCGACTCCGGCGCGGCCGTGCTCGTCACCGACGGGGAGCTGCCGTTCGGCGGCCCGGTGGTGAGCCTCGCCGACGCGGACCGCGTCGAGCCCGCGCCCGTGCCGTGCCCCGCGTCCGGCGAGGACTTGGCCTACCTCATCTACACGTCCGGTTCGACCGGCACGCCCAAGGGCGTCGAGGTGCCGCACCGGGCGGTGGTGAACCTGCTGGTGTCGTTCCAACGGCTGCTGGCGCTGACCGTCGAGGACCGGCTGGCCGCGGTGACCACGCTGTCGTTCGACATCTCGGTGCTGGAACTGCTGCTGCCGCTGACCGCGGGCGCGGAGGTGCTGGTCGTGCCCTCGGAGGTGAGCGCGGACGGCGCGGCGTTGCGGGAGCTGCTGGTCGAACGCGAGGTCACCGCGCTGCAAGCCACCCCGGCGACGTGGCGGCTGCTGCACGCGGCGGGCGGCGTGCCGGCGGAGGTGGTGACCCGGATCTGCGGCGGCGAGGCGTTGCCGCGTGACCTGGCCGACGACCTGCTGACCGACGACGCCCTGCTGTGGAACGCCTACGGGCCGACCGAGACCACGGTCTGGTCGTCCGCCGGCCTGGTCGAGCCCTCCCCCGCGCCGGTGGCGCTGGGCCCGCCGATCGGCAACACCCGGCTGTACGTGCTGGGGCCGGGCCTGGAGCCGGTGCCGCCGGGGGTGGTCGGCGAGCTGCACATCGGCGGCGCGGGCGTGGCGCGCGGCTACCACGACCGGCCCGGGCTGACCGCGAGCCGGTTCGTGCCGGACCCGTTCGCCGAGGAGCCCGGACGGCGGCTGTACGCGACGGGAGACCTGGTGCGGCACCGGTCGGACGGCACGCTGGAGTTCCTGGGCCGGGCCGACCACCAGGTGAAGGTGCGCGGGTTCCGGATCGAGCTCGGCGAGGTCGAGGCCGCGTTGCTGGCCTCCGGCGAGGTCCGCGAGGCGGTCGTGCTGGCCGTCGACGAACGGCTCGTCGCCTACGTGGTCCCGGCGGACGTGCCGCGCGACGGGTGGTGGCCCCGGCTGCGGACCGGGCTGGCGGCCCGGCTGCCGGACTACATGCTGCCCGCCACGGCGGTGGTGCTGGACGCGTTCCCGCTCACGCCCAACGGCAAGACCGACCGCAAGGCGCTGCCCGCGCCGGTGTGGGACGTCGGTGGCGAACGCGTGCCACCGCGCGACGCGGTGGAAGAGGTGCTGGCGGGCATCTGGGCCGAGGTGCTGGGCGTGCCGGGAGTGGGCGTGCACGACGACTTCTTCGCCTTGGGCGGCCACTCGCTGCTCGCGGCGAAGGCGCTGGCCAGGGTGCAGGCCGCGTTCACCGTGGTGGTGCCGATCGGCCGGATGTTCGCCGCGCCGACCGTCGCCGGTGTCGCCGCCGCCCTCGGCGACCTGGACGACCCGGCGCGGGTGGCCGCCGTCGCCGAGCTGCGCCTGCGACTGGCCGGGATGTCGGCCGAGGAGGTCGAGTCGATGCTCGGTGACGAGCGATGA
- a CDS encoding MFS transporter: MSAPAGLTGRAGLGRFAVVWAGQLVSVIGSALTAFVLGVWVYLGTGSVTTFVLIQFCAVVPGILLAPYAGAVADRYDRKRIMLVADVGAGVVTALLLVAVSTDSLAVWQVYVATALTATLNSFHIIAYTALVPALVPKEHLGRINGLMQITQGVQIAAPLVAGALLGLVGLRGVLLVDFGSMLFAVGALLLARLPDGAVRPAGASDGERAGIGAGLRWLRGAPGLFALCAVFAVWNFLFAVAGGLVQPLVLSFSSPATLGVLMAAGGSGLFAGGLVMGVWGGPRRRVHGIYAGVALGGVFLVLHSLAPSPWLIGIAAPAFLFTLPLINTCCVTLLQTKVDPAVLGRVLAVVRMIGTAAMPVAFLLIGPLTDGVAEPLMAVDGPLAGGVGALIGTGEGRGIALIFLVVGVLMLALAACAWTRPRLRTVDDLPDAVADETPSPERTLG, from the coding sequence ATGAGCGCGCCGGCCGGGCTGACCGGGCGGGCGGGGCTGGGCAGGTTCGCGGTGGTGTGGGCCGGCCAGCTGGTGTCGGTGATCGGCTCCGCGCTGACCGCGTTCGTGCTCGGCGTGTGGGTGTACCTGGGCACCGGGTCGGTGACGACGTTCGTGCTGATCCAGTTCTGCGCGGTGGTGCCCGGCATCCTGCTCGCGCCGTACGCGGGCGCGGTCGCCGACCGGTACGACCGCAAGCGGATCATGCTCGTCGCGGACGTCGGGGCGGGTGTCGTGACGGCGCTGCTGCTGGTGGCCGTGTCGACCGACTCGTTGGCGGTGTGGCAGGTGTACGTGGCCACCGCGCTGACCGCGACGCTGAACTCGTTCCACATCATCGCGTACACGGCCCTGGTGCCCGCGTTGGTGCCCAAGGAGCACCTGGGCCGGATCAACGGGCTGATGCAGATCACGCAGGGCGTGCAGATCGCCGCCCCGCTGGTCGCGGGCGCGTTGCTGGGCCTGGTGGGGCTGCGGGGCGTGCTGCTGGTCGACTTCGGGTCGATGCTGTTCGCGGTCGGCGCGTTGCTGCTGGCCCGGCTGCCCGACGGGGCCGTGCGGCCGGCGGGCGCCTCGGACGGGGAGCGCGCGGGCATCGGCGCCGGGCTGAGGTGGCTGCGCGGCGCGCCCGGGCTGTTCGCCCTGTGCGCGGTGTTCGCGGTGTGGAACTTCCTGTTCGCCGTCGCGGGCGGGTTGGTGCAGCCGCTGGTCCTGTCGTTCTCGAGTCCCGCGACGCTCGGCGTGCTGATGGCCGCGGGCGGCAGCGGGTTGTTCGCCGGCGGTCTGGTGATGGGCGTGTGGGGCGGTCCGCGACGGCGGGTGCACGGCATCTACGCCGGGGTCGCGCTGGGCGGGGTGTTCCTGGTGCTGCACTCGCTGGCGCCGTCGCCGTGGCTGATCGGGATCGCCGCGCCCGCGTTCCTGTTCACCCTGCCGCTGATCAACACGTGCTGCGTGACGCTGTTGCAGACCAAGGTCGACCCGGCGGTGCTGGGCCGGGTGCTGGCCGTGGTGCGGATGATCGGCACCGCCGCGATGCCCGTCGCGTTCCTGCTGATCGGCCCGCTGACCGACGGCGTGGCCGAGCCCCTGATGGCCGTCGACGGCCCGCTCGCCGGTGGCGTGGGCGCGCTCATCGGCACCGGCGAGGGCCGCGGCATCGCCCTGATCTTCCTGGTCGTCGGCGTGCTGATGCTCGCGCTGGCGGCCTGCGCCTGGACGCGGCCGCGCCTGCGGACCGTGGACGACCTGCCCGACGCGGTGGCCGACGAGACGCCGTCACCTGAGAGGACACTGGGATGA
- a CDS encoding non-ribosomal peptide synthetase, which translates to MTELSDQRERLLAKLLAERGLAAAPRQSVPRRPEGAVVPLSGNQRGLWLTGRLGLDAGAYVMFAALRVAGEVDEDRLRTAVRTVMGRHEALRTRVVDTGGVPEQQVAADVPADVAFSSVDGEDELAAFLRSEVDTPFDLAVAPLLRVRAVRVGPGDTAVVFSAHHIVCDDLSLAVVAGEVGDVYAGVTPGPAGAQFPDYVHWQADRLADGERQRQLDHWHDRLAGAPAVLDPALDRPRTPNRTTAGGSHRFTVPAAVAGQLTEVTRAHGCTTFAGLLAAFGVLLARRSGTDDLVIGSPTTHRPFPELERSVGMFVTTTALRLDLSGDPTVAELLGRARATAIDALDHAEVSFDEVAARVAPRRDLAHHPLFQVMLVLNRGGATGSWAGMDAAELPVDRGTSRFDLTLHVRETDGDWPATLDYSADVFDADTAARLADHLLAVLAALVADPSARLSAVDTTTRDDRLAADRLNGEPQDALDPALSLRHPGVLTRIAEQVAAHPDLTAVLDLADGTEVTFARLDRRANRVAHVLAGWGVGPETPVGLAVKAGPDALVALLAVLKAGGAYVPLDPAHPPARLAGLLADCGAPVVITAPADRDRFGEFHGVLLDTADDAFTGEADAPPTAVVPDDGLAYVVYTSGSTGVPKGVQVQHDTLANLTGAFIDLHGFTPGQRILMIPPLSFDASVGDVFPAWCAGAAVVVHPEPAAIGGADLLELCADHAVTAVDAPAALFKRWVSDLAGLDVDPGPLTVMMIGGEAVPTAAVAEWAALTGGKVALVNHYGPTETTVCATAYRTVDASEVDPRAATLPIGRPLPGVRAYVLDPDLRTVPVGVPGQLHIGGRAPARGYRNDPARTASVYLVDPTVLSGRMYATGDLVRLLPDGALEFLGRVDDQVKLRGHRIEPGEVRSALLAHPAVAEAAVAVRGDLLVAYVVPRAQAPGLDELRAFCAGRLPDAMLPGAVVVLDALPLTRHGKVDAAALPDPDPAARLTPYEPPRTPVEKTLAEVWSEVLHVPLVGRRDSFFGLGGHSLIAAAVLAKVRSLLGVTVPLRALFATADLAELAEVVEQAAASDHTFAKRYRSGLPSAAEMRVDATPPDDIEARHPVRTGPPQRVLLTGATGFLGAHLLSELLSRTDAEVHCLVRAETPAVALARVRANLRRAHLDVPEERLARVVPVVGDMSQPLLGLAQRDFDALAESVDAIYHNGAVMNFVLTYQWMMPPHVGSTVDVLRLATRYATKPLHLMSTLGVFLGANYDRRLITEADRPEDPTGLDTGYHTTKWVADMMGVLARDRGVPVSIHRIAAIVGDVRTGTAKTESYLSRQIATCAHAGAVPDTPDVIDMLPVDRLAGAIAGISTRPSALGRDFHYYRADGFSYADLGEVLTAKGYPTRLLEYPDWRSLMLESPDSAFGPLAFGLTTSHRAHPVFDCSATWAAAASCGVEFPPADAEMIARHVDFLAAAGVLPKRV; encoded by the coding sequence ATGACCGAGCTCTCCGACCAGCGCGAACGACTGCTGGCCAAGCTGCTCGCCGAGCGCGGCCTGGCCGCCGCGCCCCGCCAGTCGGTGCCGCGCCGCCCCGAGGGCGCGGTCGTGCCGCTGTCGGGCAACCAGCGCGGCCTGTGGCTGACCGGGCGGCTCGGCCTGGACGCGGGCGCGTACGTCATGTTCGCCGCGCTCCGGGTCGCCGGCGAGGTCGACGAGGACCGGTTGCGCACCGCCGTGCGAACCGTCATGGGGCGGCACGAGGCGTTGCGCACCCGGGTCGTGGACACCGGCGGCGTGCCCGAGCAGCAGGTGGCGGCCGACGTGCCCGCCGACGTGGCGTTCTCGTCGGTCGACGGCGAGGACGAGCTGGCCGCGTTCCTCCGGTCCGAGGTGGACACGCCGTTCGACCTGGCCGTCGCGCCGCTGCTGCGGGTCAGGGCCGTGCGGGTCGGGCCGGGCGACACGGCGGTCGTGTTCAGCGCGCACCACATCGTGTGCGACGACCTGTCCCTCGCCGTGGTGGCCGGCGAGGTCGGCGACGTGTACGCGGGCGTGACGCCCGGTCCGGCCGGCGCGCAGTTCCCCGACTACGTGCACTGGCAGGCCGACCGGCTCGCCGACGGCGAGCGGCAGCGGCAGCTGGACCACTGGCACGACCGCCTCGCCGGCGCGCCGGCCGTGCTGGACCCGGCGCTGGACCGACCGCGCACGCCGAACCGCACCACGGCGGGTGGCAGCCACCGCTTCACCGTGCCCGCCGCGGTGGCCGGGCAGCTCACCGAGGTGACCCGCGCGCACGGCTGCACCACGTTCGCCGGTCTGCTGGCTGCCTTCGGCGTGCTGCTGGCCCGCCGGTCGGGCACGGACGACCTGGTGATCGGCTCGCCGACCACGCACCGGCCGTTCCCCGAGCTGGAGCGCTCGGTCGGCATGTTCGTCACCACCACCGCGCTGCGGCTGGACCTGTCCGGCGACCCGACCGTGGCCGAGCTGCTCGGGCGGGCCCGCGCCACCGCGATCGACGCGCTGGACCACGCCGAGGTGAGCTTCGACGAGGTCGCCGCCCGGGTCGCGCCGCGCCGCGACCTCGCGCACCACCCGCTGTTCCAGGTGATGCTGGTGCTCAACCGCGGCGGCGCCACCGGCTCGTGGGCCGGGATGGACGCGGCGGAGCTGCCCGTCGACCGCGGGACCAGCCGGTTCGACCTCACCCTGCACGTGCGGGAGACCGACGGCGACTGGCCCGCGACCCTCGACTACAGCGCGGACGTGTTCGACGCGGACACCGCCGCGCGGCTGGCCGACCACCTGCTCGCGGTGCTCGCCGCGCTGGTGGCCGACCCGTCCGCCCGGCTGTCCGCGGTGGACACGACCACGCGGGACGACCGGCTGGCCGCGGACCGGCTCAACGGCGAGCCGCAGGACGCCCTGGACCCGGCCCTGTCGCTGCGCCACCCCGGCGTGCTCACCCGCATCGCCGAGCAGGTCGCCGCGCACCCCGACCTCACCGCCGTGCTCGACCTGGCCGACGGCACGGAGGTGACGTTCGCGCGGCTCGACCGGCGGGCCAACCGGGTCGCGCACGTGCTGGCCGGGTGGGGCGTCGGCCCGGAGACCCCGGTCGGGCTGGCGGTGAAGGCGGGGCCGGACGCGCTGGTGGCGCTGCTGGCCGTGCTCAAGGCGGGCGGCGCGTACGTGCCGCTGGACCCGGCGCACCCGCCCGCCCGGCTCGCCGGGCTGCTGGCCGACTGCGGCGCGCCCGTGGTGATCACCGCGCCGGCCGACCGGGACCGGTTCGGCGAGTTCCACGGCGTGCTGCTGGACACCGCCGACGACGCGTTCACCGGCGAGGCCGACGCGCCGCCGACCGCGGTCGTGCCCGACGACGGGTTGGCGTACGTCGTCTACACGTCCGGGTCGACCGGTGTGCCCAAGGGCGTGCAGGTGCAGCACGACACGCTCGCGAACCTGACCGGCGCGTTCATCGACCTGCACGGGTTCACGCCCGGTCAGCGGATCCTGATGATCCCGCCGTTGAGCTTCGACGCCTCGGTGGGCGACGTGTTCCCGGCCTGGTGCGCGGGCGCGGCGGTCGTGGTGCACCCGGAACCGGCCGCGATCGGCGGCGCGGACCTGCTCGAGCTGTGCGCCGACCACGCCGTCACCGCCGTCGACGCGCCCGCCGCGCTGTTCAAGCGCTGGGTGTCGGACCTGGCCGGGCTCGACGTCGACCCCGGCCCGCTGACCGTGATGATGATCGGCGGCGAGGCGGTGCCGACGGCCGCGGTCGCCGAGTGGGCCGCCCTCACCGGCGGGAAGGTCGCGCTGGTCAACCACTACGGCCCGACCGAGACCACGGTCTGCGCCACCGCCTACCGCACGGTCGACGCCTCCGAGGTCGACCCGCGCGCGGCGACGTTGCCGATCGGGCGACCGCTGCCCGGCGTGCGGGCGTACGTGCTGGACCCGGACCTGCGCACGGTCCCCGTCGGCGTGCCCGGCCAGTTGCACATCGGCGGGCGGGCGCCCGCCCGCGGCTACCGGAACGACCCGGCGCGCACGGCGTCGGTGTACCTGGTCGACCCCACCGTCCTGAGCGGCCGGATGTACGCCACCGGCGACCTGGTGCGCCTGCTGCCCGACGGCGCGCTGGAGTTCCTCGGCCGGGTGGACGACCAGGTGAAGCTGCGCGGCCACCGGATCGAGCCGGGCGAGGTGCGGTCGGCGCTGCTCGCGCACCCGGCGGTCGCCGAGGCCGCGGTGGCGGTGCGCGGCGACCTGCTCGTGGCCTACGTGGTGCCGCGCGCGCAGGCGCCCGGGCTGGACGAGCTGCGGGCGTTCTGCGCCGGCCGGCTGCCGGACGCGATGCTGCCCGGCGCGGTCGTGGTGCTGGACGCGCTGCCGCTGACCCGGCACGGCAAGGTCGACGCGGCGGCGCTGCCCGACCCCGACCCGGCGGCCCGGCTGACGCCGTACGAGCCGCCGCGCACACCGGTCGAGAAGACGTTGGCCGAGGTGTGGTCCGAGGTGCTGCACGTGCCGCTGGTCGGCCGCCGGGACAGCTTCTTCGGCCTGGGCGGGCACTCCCTGATCGCCGCCGCCGTGCTGGCGAAGGTGCGCTCGCTGCTGGGCGTGACGGTGCCGTTGCGCGCCCTGTTCGCCACCGCCGACCTCGCCGAGCTCGCCGAGGTGGTGGAGCAGGCCGCCGCGTCGGACCACACGTTCGCCAAGCGCTACCGGTCTGGCCTGCCGTCCGCGGCGGAGATGCGGGTCGACGCCACACCGCCCGACGACATCGAGGCGCGGCACCCGGTGCGGACGGGACCTCCGCAGCGGGTGCTGCTGACCGGCGCGACCGGCTTCCTCGGCGCGCACCTGCTGAGCGAACTGCTGTCCCGCACGGACGCCGAGGTGCACTGCCTGGTCCGGGCGGAGACGCCGGCCGTCGCCCTGGCCCGCGTCCGCGCCAACCTGCGGCGCGCGCACCTCGACGTGCCCGAGGAGCGGCTGGCCCGGGTGGTGCCGGTGGTCGGCGACATGTCCCAGCCGCTGCTCGGCCTGGCGCAGCGGGACTTCGACGCGCTGGCCGAGAGCGTGGACGCGATCTACCACAACGGCGCGGTGATGAACTTCGTCCTCACCTACCAGTGGATGATGCCGCCGCACGTGGGCAGCACGGTGGACGTGCTGCGGCTGGCCACCCGGTACGCGACCAAGCCGCTGCACCTGATGTCGACGCTGGGCGTGTTCCTCGGCGCGAACTACGACCGGAGGCTGATCACCGAGGCCGACCGGCCCGAGGACCCGACCGGCCTGGACACCGGCTACCACACCACCAAGTGGGTGGCCGACATGATGGGCGTGCTCGCCCGGGACCGGGGCGTGCCCGTGTCGATCCACCGCATCGCCGCGATCGTGGGCGACGTGCGCACCGGCACCGCGAAGACCGAGTCGTACCTGAGCCGCCAGATCGCGACCTGCGCGCACGCGGGCGCGGTGCCGGACACGCCGGACGTGATCGACATGCTGCCGGTGGACCGGCTGGCGGGCGCGATCGCGGGCATCTCGACCCGGCCGTCGGCGCTGGGCCGGGACTTCCACTACTACCGGGCCGACGGGTTCAGCTACGCCGACTTGGGCGAGGTGCTCACCGCCAAGGGCTACCCGACGCGCCTGCTGGAGTATCCGGACTGGCGGTCGTTGATGCTGGAGAGCCCGGACAGCGCGTTCGGCCCGCTGGCGTTCGGCCTGACCACCTCCCACCGGGCGCACCCGGTGTTCGACTGCTCGGCCACGTGGGCCGCGGCGGCGTCGTGCGGGGTGGAGTTCCCGCCCGCCGACGCGGAGATGATCGCCCGCCACGTGGACTTCCTCGCCGCCGCGGGCGTGCTGCCGAAAAGGGTCTGA